CCTGGCGCGGCTGGTGAGCGATCCCGAAACCGACGCCGTCCAAGGGGCAGGCCTTTCAGGCTATCGGGAGCTCTTCCGCATGCGCGTGCTTTGGCCGATCATTCCCTTGGTTGCGCTGAACTATGCCCCGGCATCCGGCATCCGCGGACTGTGGGCTGGCCCCTACCTGGCCGACGTCTACGGGGCCGACGCGCTGCTGATTGGCAACGTGACGTTCGTGATGGCGCTCGCCATGGTCGCCGGCTCATTCGTGTACGGCCCGCTGGACACGATCTTTCGAAGTCGCAAATGGGTGGCGATGGCGGGCTGCTGCGTCCTCCTGTGCGCTCTCGCCTATCTGGCGATCCACCCGGCGCCCGAGCTCGCGGGCGTGACCGCGCTGCTGGTCGTGATCGGCGTCTCCGGCGGCGCCTATGGGCTCCTGATGGCGCATGCGAGAGCCTTTTTCCCTCCCCATCTGATCGGGCGCGGCGTGACCCTCATGAACTTCTTCTCGATCGGCGGAGCCGGAGCGATGCAGTTTGCGACCGGCATGGTGGTGACGCGCAACATTGCTCCCGGCGATCCGACGGCCGGCTACCAAGCGCTCTTCGCCTTCTATGCTGCCATGCTCGGCCTTGCGCTCTTCGCCTATTTGCTGGCGCGCGACGCCAAGCCCGAGGCCGCCCCTAGCCGGCCGTCTTCCTCACCCAGTTGACGATCGCCCCCGTGAGGCGTCCGGTCGTCGACGGCGACAAGGCATCACCCGCGATGACATGGTGCTGGGGATCGTCGGAATCCTCCACTCTGACGATCTCATGCAACGCGCCCCAGCGTTGAGCCACCTTGCGCGTGAGGTCCGGCCGGACGACCTGATCGTTGTCCGAGAAAACGAAGAGCGCGGGGACCTTGATGGTCTCCACGGGAGCGCGGCGCGCCGCCAGGGTCAGGGCGGCCATCGGGAGCAGCGCGGCGGTCGGATAGCGCGACGTCCAGTAGGTGGCGCTGAGCTGGTTCTGCGGGGTGAAGCCGCGCTCCGGTCCGATCACAAGCTCTGCGATGTGTCGCCCCCAAGGCTGCGTCAGCAGCCAGGCCCCCGTGCCCTTTACACCATAGTTCGGCGAGATGAGGACCATGCCTGCAACGTGCCCGGTCAACTCCTCGTTGGTCGCGGCCAGGGTCGCCAGCGCCGCGCCGGTGGATGTCGCGATGACGATGACGCGCTCGCCGAGCCGGCTTCCGATCGCCACCGCTTCGGCATAGTCGTTGATCCAGTCGTTGACGGATGCCGTGGCCATCGCCGCGCCGTCCTGGCCATGGCCCTTGAGCCGTGTGAACAGCAAGTTTGCGCCAAGCCGCTTGGCCACTTCGTCGGGAAGCGGGCGGATCTCGCCCTTGGACGCCGAAAAGCCGTGCACGTAGACGACGGCAAGCGGGGTCCGGACTTTGGTGTCTCGGTCCGCCCAGACGATTTCCTTATGCATACCGGGCCGGAGGGCTGCGACTTTGTCTTCTGCCGCCTCCAGATACACTTCAAGATCATCGCCGATCTTGCTGACATCGAAGGCTATTCTGGTGTCGACGCGAACACGTGGTCCGAACATGAATGCGAGCGCGAACACGATGGCAATGACGGCAAGCCAGATCAAAATGCGCCTCATGATCAATCTCCGGGTTCGGTCACCGGCAATGTCGGCAGGCTGCCCCGAATTTCCCGGCGGCGCCAGAGCGCCCTCCCAGTCGGTCTTTTTCCGAAGAAGGGAGACATCGCAGAACGCGCTTTTCGCCAGGAGGCCGACCTTGCGCACGCATGAGGCGATTTCGACCCATCCAGAACAAATTCTGACCTTGCAACCGGCGACGCCGATTTCTACGCTCCGGGCGGAAAATCGAGAGACAACATGATGCATCGTTCGGCAATCGAAGCGATCGGCAACACGCCGCTCATTCGCCTGCGCCGCGCCTCCGAGGAGACCGGCTGCGAAATCCTCGGCAAGGCCGAGTTCATGAACCCCGGTCAGTCAGTGAAGGATCGGGCCGGCCTTTTCATCATTCGTGATGCGGAAAAGAGAGGCCTGCTGAAACCCGGCGGCGTGATTGTCGAGGGCACAGCCGGCAACACCGGCATCGGTCTGACCGTCGTCGCCAAGGCGCTCGGCTACCGCACGGTGATCGTCATTCCGGACACGCAGAGCCAGGAGAAGAAGGACGCGCTGAGGGTGCTGGGCGCCGAACTGCTCGAAGTGCCTGCTGTGCCCTACAAGAACCCCAACAACTACGTGAAGGTGTCGGGACGTCTGGCCGAGCAACTGGCCAGGAGCGAGGCGACCGGCGCCATCTGGGCCAACCAGTTCGACAACGTCGCCAACCGCGACGGCCACATCCGCACAACGGCAGAGGAAATCTGGCGCGACACCGGCGGCAAGGTGGACGGATTTGTCTCTGCCGTCGGCACGGGCGGCACGCTGGCGGGCGTCGCCATCGGCCTGAAGGCGAAGAACAAGGACGTGAAGGTGGCGCTTGCCGATCCGCTCGGCGCGGCGCTCCACAGCTTCTATACCGAGGGACAACTGAAGGCAGAGGGAAGCTCGATCACCGAAGGCATCGGCCAGGGACGCATCACCGCCAATCTCGAAGGTTTTACGCCCGACTTCTCTTTCCAGATCCCCGACGACGAGGCGCTGCCGATCGTCTTCGACCTGGTCCAGGAAGAAGGGTTGTGCATGGGCGGATCGACCGGCATCAACATTGCCGGGGCGATCCGCTTGGCGAAGGAGCTCGGGCCCGGCCACACGATCGTGACGATCCTTTGCGACTACGGCACGCGGTATCAGTCGAAACTGTTCAATCCGGATTTCCTGCGCAGCAAGAACCTGCCAATTCCGCAATGGATGGACCGTTCGCCCGACATTGCCATTCCGTTCGAGAAGGTCGAGTGATGCCGGCGACCGAAGCGCTTTTCCGCGACGACGGCTACCTCAGGGAGACGGATGCGGAAGTCGTCGCGATCAACGACCGCGGCGGCGTCATCCTGGACCGTACCGTCTTCTACGCGACCTCCGGCGGCCAGCCTGGCGACACCGGCCATTTCACTACATCCGGTGGTGCGAAAGTCGCCATCGCAGGCACGATAACGGGCGAGACGAAGGACGAGATCATCCATATCCCGGCGGCTGACCAGGATCCTCTTTCCGTCGGCGAGCGGGTCAGGCTTGCGATCGACTGGGAGCGCCGCTATCGCCTGATGCGCATGCACA
This portion of the Mesorhizobium shangrilense genome encodes:
- a CDS encoding cysteine synthase A, which gives rise to MHRSAIEAIGNTPLIRLRRASEETGCEILGKAEFMNPGQSVKDRAGLFIIRDAEKRGLLKPGGVIVEGTAGNTGIGLTVVAKALGYRTVIVIPDTQSQEKKDALRVLGAELLEVPAVPYKNPNNYVKVSGRLAEQLARSEATGAIWANQFDNVANRDGHIRTTAEEIWRDTGGKVDGFVSAVGTGGTLAGVAIGLKAKNKDVKVALADPLGAALHSFYTEGQLKAEGSSITEGIGQGRITANLEGFTPDFSFQIPDDEALPIVFDLVQEEGLCMGGSTGINIAGAIRLAKELGPGHTIVTILCDYGTRYQSKLFNPDFLRSKNLPIPQWMDRSPDIAIPFEKVE
- a CDS encoding MFS transporter, producing the protein MAGIVALAFGYVLSQFFRSFLAVLTPALSADIGASKADLALASGAYFLVFALAQFAVGVSLDRLGPRRTVSLFLAFGGGGGSFLFAAASEPWMVIAAMGLIGLGCAPVLMASLFIFAKAYSPARFAVLASWMVAFGTAGNVLGAAPLANAAELIGWRPVMTGLGVVTLLTAAALARLVSDPETDAVQGAGLSGYRELFRMRVLWPIIPLVALNYAPASGIRGLWAGPYLADVYGADALLIGNVTFVMALAMVAGSFVYGPLDTIFRSRKWVAMAGCCVLLCALAYLAIHPAPELAGVTALLVVIGVSGGAYGLLMAHARAFFPPHLIGRGVTLMNFFSIGGAGAMQFATGMVVTRNIAPGDPTAGYQALFAFYAAMLGLALFAYLLARDAKPEAAPSRPSSSPS
- a CDS encoding alpha/beta hydrolase, which encodes MRRILIWLAVIAIVFALAFMFGPRVRVDTRIAFDVSKIGDDLEVYLEAAEDKVAALRPGMHKEIVWADRDTKVRTPLAVVYVHGFSASKGEIRPLPDEVAKRLGANLLFTRLKGHGQDGAAMATASVNDWINDYAEAVAIGSRLGERVIVIATSTGAALATLAATNEELTGHVAGMVLISPNYGVKGTGAWLLTQPWGRHIAELVIGPERGFTPQNQLSATYWTSRYPTAALLPMAALTLAARRAPVETIKVPALFVFSDNDQVVRPDLTRKVAQRWGALHEIVRVEDSDDPQHHVIAGDALSPSTTGRLTGAIVNWVRKTAG